Proteins found in one Nostoc sp. NIES-3756 genomic segment:
- a CDS encoding chorismate--pyruvate lyase family protein → MQRTITPKYIEPRTLSPFQRILLTTDGTLTEILEAYLLEKIKLVKLSEEVVKITKPIPALDLDIGNQIIERKVLLQGKISLNNFIYAESIIVPERLDNKLKSKLIESQEPIGRLWLEHKLETFKEIIDSALETAEELSDYFDIAKEDKMLSRTYRVFSNKKPIMMITEKFPESYFTKNHKNLFY, encoded by the coding sequence ATGCAGAGAACGATAACGCCGAAGTATATTGAGCCTCGTACCTTAAGCCCTTTTCAAAGGATATTGCTAACAACTGATGGTACATTAACAGAAATATTGGAAGCTTATCTATTAGAAAAAATAAAATTAGTTAAATTATCAGAAGAGGTAGTAAAGATTACAAAACCTATTCCAGCATTAGATTTAGATATAGGCAATCAAATTATTGAAAGAAAAGTATTATTACAAGGAAAGATTAGTTTAAATAACTTCATTTATGCCGAATCCATAATTGTACCTGAAAGGCTAGATAACAAATTGAAGTCTAAACTCATTGAATCTCAAGAACCAATCGGTAGGCTCTGGTTAGAGCATAAGCTCGAAACATTTAAAGAAATAATCGATTCTGCTCTAGAAACAGCTGAGGAATTATCTGATTATTTTGATATTGCAAAAGAAGATAAAATGCTTTCTCGGACTTATCGAGTTTTTTCTAATAAGAAACCTATAATGATGATTACAGAAAAGTTCCCAGAAAGTTATTTTACTAAAAATCATAAAAATCTATTTTATTAA
- a CDS encoding class I adenylate-forming enzyme family protein encodes MMLEKRLAEIVKKHPHLTAIAYNNLRISYQELYAHITNLSGHLSTVGITQGDCIALLLPNSPEFAIAFYAIAKLNAIVLPINPLLKEEELSYYITDSNARAIITNTDGADISRKIISKLSKEIELIVLDDTELIHKAVNNSEITESTSFFNGDVLYQYSSGSTGSPKRVCRTRNNLDREVINFAETTNISPEDNILCIVPLYHAHGLGNCLLAATCNGATLVILEPVLHQGKAIEVPFVFRSLRVLELIEKEKITILPAVPYIFNTLAETPDDTQVDVSTIRLCFSAGNFLSKEIFDKFLQRFGIPVRQLYGCTEAGSVAINLDEDIKNTYDSVGCPLKNIDIKIIDDAGEELPTGSIGELVIKSQALTQGYSNKPELNQQVFKNGSFLTGDLGKKDEDGRIYITGRKQIFIDTGGHKVDPLEIENILLTHNQVKEVVVVGIKGLYAGEIIKAVIVPENRDICDEKDILSYCQGKLADFKLPKIIEFRDEIPKSPLGKVLRKNLINNLSETIKL; translated from the coding sequence ATGATGCTAGAAAAAAGATTAGCCGAGATTGTCAAAAAACATCCTCATCTAACTGCGATCGCCTACAATAACCTAAGAATTAGCTATCAAGAGCTTTATGCTCATATCACAAATTTAAGTGGTCATTTAAGCACAGTTGGTATTACCCAAGGTGACTGCATAGCACTACTTTTACCCAACAGTCCAGAATTTGCGATCGCCTTTTATGCTATTGCCAAATTAAATGCTATAGTTTTGCCAATTAATCCCCTTCTCAAAGAAGAAGAACTCAGCTATTACATTACTGACAGCAACGCCAGAGCAATTATTACTAATACGGATGGAGCAGATATCAGCCGTAAAATTATTTCAAAATTAAGTAAGGAAATAGAATTAATTGTCCTTGATGACACTGAGCTAATTCACAAGGCAGTAAACAACTCAGAAATTACAGAAAGCACATCTTTTTTTAACGGTGATGTACTTTATCAATATTCTTCTGGTTCTACAGGTAGCCCTAAAAGAGTATGTAGAACCCGAAATAATTTAGATCGTGAAGTTATAAACTTTGCTGAGACTACTAATATATCTCCAGAAGATAATATTTTATGTATAGTGCCACTGTATCACGCACATGGCTTAGGTAATTGTTTATTAGCAGCAACTTGTAATGGCGCAACTCTGGTAATTTTAGAGCCAGTTTTACATCAAGGTAAAGCTATTGAAGTGCCATTTGTTTTTAGAAGTTTACGAGTATTAGAACTTATAGAAAAAGAGAAAATTACTATTTTACCTGCTGTTCCTTATATTTTTAATACCCTAGCAGAAACACCAGATGACACACAGGTTGATGTTTCTACAATCAGACTATGCTTTTCTGCTGGTAACTTTTTATCTAAAGAGATTTTTGATAAATTCCTGCAAAGATTTGGTATTCCTGTGAGACAGCTTTATGGTTGTACAGAAGCTGGTTCTGTTGCAATTAATTTAGATGAAGATATAAAAAATACCTACGACTCTGTAGGATGTCCTTTAAAAAATATCGACATTAAAATTATTGATGATGCAGGCGAAGAACTCCCAACTGGAAGTATTGGAGAGTTAGTCATCAAAAGTCAAGCATTGACTCAAGGATATAGTAATAAACCAGAATTAAATCAACAGGTATTTAAAAACGGGTCGTTTTTAACTGGTGATTTAGGCAAAAAAGATGAAGATGGACGTATTTATATTACTGGGAGAAAGCAAATCTTTATTGATACAGGGGGTCATAAAGTCGATCCGCTAGAAATAGAAAACATCTTGCTAACTCATAATCAAGTTAAAGAGGTAGTGGTTGTTGGTATCAAAGGCTTGTATGCAGGAGAAATTATTAAGGCGGTTATTGTCCCTGAAAATCGAGATATTTGTGACGAAAAAGATATTTTATCTTACTGTCAAGGCAAATTAGCTGATTTTAAATTACCGAAAATTATCGAATTTCGTGACGAAATTCCCAAAAGTCCATTAGGCAAGGTATTAAGAAAAAACTTAATTAATAATTTATCAGAAACTATAAAATTATGA
- a CDS encoding acyl carrier protein: MKSIDLIEQKTKNVVLSVLPNINSEDLSDTSNLFSIGLDSVNAMTLVLKLQNAFGIKFSASDVNAENFQSVATIIKLINKKQS; this comes from the coding sequence ATGAAAAGCATTGATTTAATTGAACAAAAAACTAAAAATGTTGTCTTAAGTGTATTACCAAATATTAATAGTGAAGATTTATCAGATACTAGCAATCTTTTTAGCATCGGGTTGGATTCTGTCAATGCCATGACGCTTGTTTTAAAACTCCAAAATGCTTTTGGAATTAAGTTTTCAGCTAGTGATGTTAATGCAGAAAATTTTCAAAGCGTAGCAACTATTATCAAACTAATTAATAAAAAGCAAAGTTAA